The following are from one region of the Choloepus didactylus isolate mChoDid1 chromosome 11 unlocalized genomic scaffold, mChoDid1.pri SUPER_11_unloc2, whole genome shotgun sequence genome:
- the BTNL10 gene encoding butyrophilin-like protein 10: MPLLEFLEHSINSFSVTKISLGSLQLDLSWMPWTVMTKMHFQDALLPCCLILVLLQPLLSSKCRYGKADFCIFVPNDTILAIVGKDTELPCHLDPNISVEDMELRWYRAHPSPAVYVYEKGKDMYQEQMKEYQGRTTFLRDGIDKGIAAVRINNVTTFDNGTYHCRFKDGNASTEATLWLTVAGVGEKPRISLRDHKDNGLQAECTSAGWFPEPKVQWMDFRGNSIPSETNISASATSGLFTVASGVTVRDRAVGALSCSIASPLHPERKTARIHLPDSSSSRLPVAAWSIVLPLIPVALGVIAAAICVFWRQQQD; this comes from the exons ATGCCCCTCCTGGAGTTTTTGGAGCATTCAATCAATTCCTTCAGTGTCACCAAAATTTCCCTGGGAAGCCTGCAGCTGGATTTGAGCTGG ATGCCCTGGACTGTGATGACAAAGATGCATTTTCAAGATGCCTTGCTGCCTTGCTGCCTCATCCTTGTTTTGCTACAACCACTACTCAGCAGCAAATGCAGATATG GAAAAGctgatttttgcatctttgtgCCTAATGACACCATTCTGGCCATTGTGGGGAAAGACACAGAGTTACCCTGTCACCTGGATCCCAATATCAGTGTTGAGGACATGGAGTTGAGATGGTACAGGGCCCACCCCTCTCCCGCCGTGTACGTGTATGAAAAGGGGAAAGATATGTATCAAGAGCAGATGAAAGAGTACCAGGGAAGAACAACTTTTTTGAGAGACGGCATTGACAAGGGCATAGCAGCAGTGAGGATAAACAATGTCACCACTTTTGATAATGGAACATACCACTGCCGTTTCAAAGACGGTAACGCTTCTACAGAAGCCACTCTGTGGCTGACGGTGGCAG GAGTGGGTGAAAAGCCCAGAATCAGTTTGAGAGATCACAAGGACAATGGCCTCCAGGCAGAGTGCACCTCAGCTGGCTGGTTCCCTGAGCCCAAGGTGCAGTGGATGGATTTCAGGGGAAATTCAATACCTTCTGAGACCAATATCTCAGCATCAGCTACCAGTGGGCTCTTCACTGTGGCATCCGGTGTGACTGTCAGGGACAGGGCTGTGGGGGCCCTAAGTTGCTCCATTGCCAGCCCCCTCCACCCTGAGAGGAAGACGGCTAGGATTCACCTACCAG ATTCCTCCTCCAGCAGGTTGCCAGTTGCAGCTTGGAGTATAGTATTGCCTCTGATCCCTGTTGCACTGGGAGTTATAGCTGCAGCCATCTGTGTCTTCTGGAGACAGCAGCAGGACTAA
- the LOC119524610 gene encoding LOW QUALITY PROTEIN: butyrophilin subfamily 1 member A1-like (The sequence of the model RefSeq protein was modified relative to this genomic sequence to represent the inferred CDS: deleted 1 base in 1 codon), translating into MPLLEFLEHSINSFSVTKISLGSLQLDLSWVTFPLLLLIFWLWFSPPPTQKPWTVMTKMHFQDALLPCCLILVLLQPLLSSKCRYGKADFCVFVPNDTILAIVGKDTELPCHLDPNISVEDMELRWYRAHPSPAVYVYEKGKDMYQEQMKEYQGRTTFLRDGIDKGIAAVRIHNVTTFDNGTYHCRFKDGNASSEATLWLTVAGVGEKPRISLRDHKDDGLQAECTSAGWFPEPEVQWMDFRGNSIPSETNISASATSGLFTVASGVTVRDRAVGALSCSIASPLHPERKTASIHLPDSSSSRLSFAAWSIVLLLIFVAPGLIIAGAICVFRKRQQDENRRLWEQVSEQSRQRASSANGSRESSLIYVSPSLDPDTANTKLFLSENRKSVERLYFEQDLPDTPERFDQDPCVLGREQFTSGKFYWEVEVGKRKAWNLGVCLESLDRKGRIPKSPAHGVWAIEFYKEKYRALTYPRKRLHLSEPPHVVGILLDCDARNLTFYNKTDRSHLYSFSEISFSGPLRPFFCLWTLDVRPLIICSVFRQLGEVTSPLEGSELTPGLPGTPIREKATTFSRDGDSPQTRPMSFSPKASPAL; encoded by the exons ATGCCCCTCCTGGAGTTTTTGGAGCATTCAATCAATTCCTTCAGTGTCACCAAAATTTCCCTGGGAAGCCTGCAGCTGGATTTGAGCTGG GTGACTTTTCCATTGCTCCTATTGATCTTCTGGTTGTGGTTTTCTCCCCCACCAACTCAGAAGCCCTGGACTGTGATGACAAAGATGCATTTTCAAGATGCCTTGCTGCCTTGCTGCCTCATCCTTGTTTTGCTACAGCCACTACTCAGCAGCAAATGCAGATATG GAAAAGCTGATTTTTGTGTCTTTGTGCCTAATGACACCATTCTGGCCATCGTGGGGAAAGACACAGAGTTACCCTGTCACCTGGATCCCAATATCAGTGTTGAGGACATGGAGTTGAGATGGTACAGGGCCCACCCCTCTCCCGCCGTGTACGTGTATGAGAAGGGGAAAGATATGTATCAAGAGCAGATGAAAGAGTACCAGGGAAGAACAACTTTTTTGAGAGATGGCATTGACAAGGGCATAGCAGCAGTGAGGATACACAATGTCACCACTTTTGATAATGGGACATACCACTGCCGTTTCAAAGACGGTAACGCTTCTTCAGAAGCCACTCTGTGGCTGACGGTGGCAG GAGTGGGTGAAAAGCCCAGAATCAGTTTGAGAGATCACAAGGACGATGGCCTCCAGGCAGAGTGCACCTCAGCTGGCTGGTTCCCTGAGCCCGAGGTGCAGTGGATGGATTTCAGGGGAAATTCAATACCTTCTGAGACCAATATCTCAGCATCAGCTACCAGTGGGCTCTTCACTGTGGCATCCGGTGTGACTGTCAGGGACAGGGCTGTGGGGGCCCTAAGTTGCTCCATTGCCAGCCCCCTCCACCCTGAGAGGAAGACGGCTAGCATTCACCTACCAG ATTCCTCCTCCAGCAGGTTGTCATTTGCAGCTTGGAGTATAGTATTGCTTCTGATCTTTGTTGCACCGGGACTTATAATAGCTGGAGCCATCTGTGTTTTCCGGAAACGGCAACAGGATGAAAATAGAAGACTGTGGGAACAAGTGAGCGAGCAGAGCAGACAACGAGCCAGCAGTGCCAATG GCTCCAGGGAGAGCAGTTTAATTTATG TGAGCCCATCCCTGGATCCAGACACTGCTAATACCAAACTCTTCCTGAGTGAGAACCGGAAAAGCGTGGAACGGCTATACTTTGAACAGGACTTGCCTGACACCCCTGAGAGGTTTGACCAGGACCCCTGCGTTCTAGGCAGGGAGCAATTCACCTCTGGGAAGTTTTACTGGGAAGTCGAGGTGGGAAAGAGGAAGGCTTGGAATCTGGGTGTTTGTCTGGAAAGTTTAGATCGGAAAGGAAGAATTCCCAAGTCACCAGCGCATGGTGTCTGGGCCATAGAGTTTTACAAGGAGAAATACCGGGCTCTCACCTATCCTAGGAAACGCCTGCATCTTTCTGAGCCCCCACACGTGGTGGGCATTTTGCTGGACTGTGATGCCAGAAATCTCACCTTTTATAACAAGACTGACAGATCCCACCTCTACTCATTCTCTGAAATCTCTTTCTCAGGCCCCTTG CGGCCGTTCTTCTGTCTCTGGACTCTCGACGTCCGTCCCCTGATCATCTGCTCAGTGTTTAGACAGCTAGGGGAAGTGACCAGCCCCCTGGAAGGCTCTGAACTTACCCCTGGGCTCCCAGGGACCCCCATTAGGGAAAAGGCAACAACATTCTCGAGGGACGGGGACTCTCCTCAGACACGGCCCATGTCCTTCTCACCCAAGGCCAGCCCTGCTCTCTGA